A window from Lampris incognitus isolate fLamInc1 chromosome 5, fLamInc1.hap2, whole genome shotgun sequence encodes these proteins:
- the cbx6a gene encoding chromobox protein homolog 6a, translated as MDQSAAGDRIFAAEAILKRRVRKGRIEYLVKWKGWALKHSTWEPEENILDDRLILGFEQKEREREMHGPKKRGPKPKNFVMKARAQTGETSTRTSTSRQSTPRSSSTGSTRPTPSSSASLRLSASSSTSSAVAPSPKLNSLAATHKLKKDIRRCHRMSRRPLPRSDPMAPPFSNPGGFPSRPHVSPFSETVRILNRRVKPREVKRGRIILNLKVIDKPGRGGSAAANRNVQAGRQNIPSRNRIIGKRQGEAPYRPFQPPLKMLGFPMYGKPFGLQCGGPGPFHSQHASCSSAAARASHSTTSRYQMPPSPASSSGSEGKPPTAVQSQLSPADLQPQPSTGASAVGSPSSTSPQAPAPSQPKPSQPHSEPQKSQNTKQSAPALSSSPDPKMSNFVPSSLSPPSYCGTPSSSLEDEEEEAGLDILTPPEERKKQLRQRQPKRQLAASQSTGNHSSDPQRVPAEGDPDWRPKMAPSCQDVVVTDVTTNLVTVTIKEFPSPSSCPASPSSAPENSPPAPSNTAPNDTSSPKP; from the exons ATGGATCAGTCCGCGGCCGGGGACCGTATTTTCGCCGCCGAAGCCATACTGAAGCGCCGCGTACGCAAG GGCAGGATTGAATACCTGGTAAAATGGAAAGGATGGGCGTTGAA ACACAGCACCTGGGAGCCGGAAGAGAACATTTTGGATGATAGGCTGATACTGGGCTTTGAGCAGAA GGAGCGTGAAAGGGAAATGCATGGACCAAAGAAACGGGGACCTAAACCCAAAAACTTTGTTATGAAG GCTCGAGCTCAGACAGGAGAAACCAGCACCCGAACTTCCACCTCTCGCCAGAGCACACCGCGCTCCTCTTCGACTGGCTCCACCCGACCAACCCCTTCTTCTTCTGCCTCGCTTCGCCTCTCCGCCTCTTCCTCCACTTCGTCAGCTGTGGCACCTTCTCCTAAACTCAATTCCCTGGCAGCTACCCACAAGCTTAAAAAAGACATTCGCCGTTGCCACCGCATGTCCAGGCGCCCTCTGCCCCGCTCAGACCCCATGGCGCCCCCTTTTTCCAACCCCGGTGGTTTCCCCTCCCGCCCGCACGTCTCTCCCTTCTCTGAGACCGTCCGGATCCTCAACCGCAGGGTCAAACCTCGGGAGGTCAAGAGAGGTCGCATCATCCTTAATCTGAAGGTCATTGACAAACCAGGTAGGGGTGGCTCAGCAGCAGCTAACCGGAATGTTCAAGCAGGACGTCAGAACATCCCCTCCCGCAACCGCATCATTGGGAAGCGGCAGGGCGAGGCTCCCTACAGGCCGTTCCAGCCTCCTTTGAAGATGCTGGGCTTCCCCATGTACGGGAAGCCGTTTGGGTTGCAGTGTGGAGGCCCTGGGCCATTTCACTCTCAACACGCATCATGCTCCAGTGCAGCGGCTAGAGCCAGCCATTCCACTACCTCCCGGTACCAGATGCCTCCCTCACCTGCTAGCTCTAGTGGCTCTGAGGGCAAACCTCCCACCGCTGTTCAGAGCCAGCTGAGTCCCGCTGACTTACAGCCTCAGCCAAGCACAGGAGCTTCTGCCGTAGGATCGCCTTCATCCACAAGTCCCCAGGCCCCGGCCCCCTCCCAGCCCAAACCTAGCCAGCCTCATTCAGAGCCCCAAAAGAGCCAGAACACCAAACAGTCAGCTCCTGCCCTATCCTCTTCCCCAGACCCAAAAATGTCCAACTTCGTCCCCTCTTCACTGTCTCCCCCCTCCTATTGTGGCACTCCGTCTTCCTCCCTagaagacgaagaagaggagGCTGGCCTGGACATTTTGACACCTccagaggagaggaagaagcaGCTCCGCCAGCGCCAGCCCAAACGCCAGCTGGCTGCCTCCCAGTCCACTGGCAACCACAGCTCTGACCCCCAGAGGGTCCCCGCCGAGGGGGACCCTGACTGGCGCCCCAAAATGGCACCGAGCTGCCAGGATGTCGTGGTCACTGATGTCACCACCAACCTGGTCACTGTCACCATCAAGGAgttcccctctccctcctcctgcccGGCATCTCCCTCCTCCGCCCCAGAAAATAGTCCCCCCGCTCCCTCCAACACCGCCCCTAATGACACCTCCTCGCCTAAGCCATAG